A genome region from Erigeron canadensis isolate Cc75 chromosome 3, C_canadensis_v1, whole genome shotgun sequence includes the following:
- the LOC122590479 gene encoding uncharacterized protein LOC122590479 — MQAIREKISDIRGTRKVKSDSRHEQQQAEWARAQEEAHEARLIREAEIAMGMHAEEYIQHRAKLTGDHMNTTGYGGSGLNNRHVADHTHGSYGGAATRYSGGAYTTSPGHDSRKMAIHHKYL; from the exons ATGCAAGCCATTAGAGAAAAGATTAGCGACATCCGTGGAACACGCAAGGTGAAGTCCGACTCTAGACATGAACAACAACAG GCCGAGTGGGCAAGAGCACAAGAGGAAGCTCACGAGGCAAGGCTAATACGAGAAGCTGAAATCGCCATGGGTATGCATGCTGAAGAATATATCCAACACAGAGCTAAGCTCACAGGTGACCACATGAACACAACTGGCTATGGTGGAAGTGGCTTAAACAATCGACATGTTGCTGATCACACACATGGAAGCTATGGTGGTGCGGCCACACGCTATTCTGGTGGCGCGTACACCACGTCACCTGGCCATGACAGCCGGAAAATGGCCATACATCACAAGTATTTGTAG
- the LOC122593522 gene encoding uric acid degradation bifunctional protein TTL isoform X1, with protein sequence MEMKFSKNDFIACCGSTKFAEYMIADGPYASYEKAVAAANYIWFNKVDVNGWLEAFGGHPQIGQNPSSSPAHNISSTSAQWSKGEQSTALATATDSTLQELYEWNSRYKQKFGHVFLICASGRSTPEILSELKRRFSNRPIVEFEIAAGEQMKITELRLQKLFSNVEVSASTRVQSTASDVTKVEEGRVAILGGHLTAPSIASDAKLSAATTRARPPITTHILDVARGCPASGVEVLLEMYNAIQPGPVFGGSDKDKWITQGSSTTDKDGRSGQLMKVVNDLSPGVYRISFNTGKYNPNCFFPYVSIVFEVKESQKTEHFHVPLLLSPFSFSTYRGS encoded by the exons atggaAATGAAATTCAGTAAAAATGATTTCATAGCTTGTTGTGGAAGCACTAAATTTGCGGAGTATATGATCGCTGATGGACCTTATGCTAGTTATGAAAAAGCTGTTGCTGCCGCCAATTACATCTGGTTCAATAAA gttgatgtaaatggttgGCTTGAAGCATTTGGTGGTCACCCACAAATTGGCCAAAATCCTTCATCATCACCTGCTCACAATATTTCTTCCACAAGTGCTCA ATGGAGCAAAGGGGAGCAGTCAACTGCTCTAGCAACAGCAACCGATTCTACTTTACAG GAATTATATGAGTGGAATTCTCGATATAAACAAAAGTTTGGGCATGTTTTTCTTATATGTGCATCTGGAAGGAGTACTCCTGAAATATTATCCGAATTGAAG AGGCGCTTTTCAAATAGGCCAATTGTTGAGTTTGAGATTGCAGCCGGAGAACAAATGAAAATCACGGAATTACGTCTTCAAAAGCTTTTCTCGAACGTAGAAGTTTCTGCTTCTACTCGGGTCCAGTCCACCGCGAGTGATGTCACCAAAGTAGAAG AAGGTCGGGTAGCCATATTGGGAGGGCACTTGACTGCTCCATCAATAGCTTCTGATGCAAAATTATCTGCAGCGACTACACGGGCTCGCCCACCCATCACCACTCATATACTAGATGTAGCCCGTGGGTGTCCTGCTTCTGGAGTTGAAGTCCTGTTAGAAATGTATAATGCCATACAGCCTGGCCCAGTGTTTGGTGGCTCGGATAAAGACAAATGGATAACGCAAGGTTCATCAACTACAGATAAAGATGGAAGAAGTGGTCAATTAATGAAAGTGGTCAATGATTTGAGCCCTGGTGTGTACCGAATAAGTTTCAACACAGGAAAATACAACCCAAATTGTTTCTTCCCATACGTTTCTATTGTCTTCGAGGTGAAAGAGTCCCAGAAGACCGAACATTTTCATGTTCCTCTGTTGCTTTCGCCTTTTTCGTTCTCGACCTACAGGGGAAGCTAA
- the LOC122593522 gene encoding uric acid degradation bifunctional protein TTL isoform X3, which produces MEMKFSKNDFIACCGSTKFAEYMIADGPYASYEKAVAAANYIWFNKVDVNGWLEAFGGHPQIGQNPSSSPAHNISSTSAQWSKGEQSTALATATDSTLQELYEWNSRYKQKFGHVFLICASGRSTPEILSELKRRFSNRPIVEFEIAAGEQMKITELRLQKLFSNVEVSASTRVQSTASDVTKVEATTRARPPITTHILDVARGCPASGVEVLLEMYNAIQPGPVFGGSDKDKWITQGSSTTDKDGRSGQLMKVVNDLSPGVYRISFNTGKYNPNCFFPYVSIVFEVKESQKTEHFHVPLLLSPFSFSTYRGS; this is translated from the exons atggaAATGAAATTCAGTAAAAATGATTTCATAGCTTGTTGTGGAAGCACTAAATTTGCGGAGTATATGATCGCTGATGGACCTTATGCTAGTTATGAAAAAGCTGTTGCTGCCGCCAATTACATCTGGTTCAATAAA gttgatgtaaatggttgGCTTGAAGCATTTGGTGGTCACCCACAAATTGGCCAAAATCCTTCATCATCACCTGCTCACAATATTTCTTCCACAAGTGCTCA ATGGAGCAAAGGGGAGCAGTCAACTGCTCTAGCAACAGCAACCGATTCTACTTTACAG GAATTATATGAGTGGAATTCTCGATATAAACAAAAGTTTGGGCATGTTTTTCTTATATGTGCATCTGGAAGGAGTACTCCTGAAATATTATCCGAATTGAAG AGGCGCTTTTCAAATAGGCCAATTGTTGAGTTTGAGATTGCAGCCGGAGAACAAATGAAAATCACGGAATTACGTCTTCAAAAGCTTTTCTCGAACGTAGAAGTTTCTGCTTCTACTCGGGTCCAGTCCACCGCGAGTGATGTCACCAAAGTAGAAG CGACTACACGGGCTCGCCCACCCATCACCACTCATATACTAGATGTAGCCCGTGGGTGTCCTGCTTCTGGAGTTGAAGTCCTGTTAGAAATGTATAATGCCATACAGCCTGGCCCAGTGTTTGGTGGCTCGGATAAAGACAAATGGATAACGCAAGGTTCATCAACTACAGATAAAGATGGAAGAAGTGGTCAATTAATGAAAGTGGTCAATGATTTGAGCCCTGGTGTGTACCGAATAAGTTTCAACACAGGAAAATACAACCCAAATTGTTTCTTCCCATACGTTTCTATTGTCTTCGAGGTGAAAGAGTCCCAGAAGACCGAACATTTTCATGTTCCTCTGTTGCTTTCGCCTTTTTCGTTCTCGACCTACAGGGGAAGCTAA
- the LOC122593522 gene encoding uric acid degradation bifunctional protein TTL isoform X2, whose protein sequence is MEMKFSKNDFIACCGSTKFAEYMIADGPYASYEKAVAAANYIWFNKVDVNGWLEAFGGHPQIGQNPSSSPAHNISSTSAQWSKGEQSTALATATDSTLQELYEWNSRYKQKFGHVFLICASGRSTPEILSELKRRFSNRPIVEFEIAAGEQMKITELRLQKLFSNVEVSASTRVQSTASDVTKVEGRVAILGGHLTAPSIASDAKLSAATTRARPPITTHILDVARGCPASGVEVLLEMYNAIQPGPVFGGSDKDKWITQGSSTTDKDGRSGQLMKVVNDLSPGVYRISFNTGKYNPNCFFPYVSIVFEVKESQKTEHFHVPLLLSPFSFSTYRGS, encoded by the exons atggaAATGAAATTCAGTAAAAATGATTTCATAGCTTGTTGTGGAAGCACTAAATTTGCGGAGTATATGATCGCTGATGGACCTTATGCTAGTTATGAAAAAGCTGTTGCTGCCGCCAATTACATCTGGTTCAATAAA gttgatgtaaatggttgGCTTGAAGCATTTGGTGGTCACCCACAAATTGGCCAAAATCCTTCATCATCACCTGCTCACAATATTTCTTCCACAAGTGCTCA ATGGAGCAAAGGGGAGCAGTCAACTGCTCTAGCAACAGCAACCGATTCTACTTTACAG GAATTATATGAGTGGAATTCTCGATATAAACAAAAGTTTGGGCATGTTTTTCTTATATGTGCATCTGGAAGGAGTACTCCTGAAATATTATCCGAATTGAAG AGGCGCTTTTCAAATAGGCCAATTGTTGAGTTTGAGATTGCAGCCGGAGAACAAATGAAAATCACGGAATTACGTCTTCAAAAGCTTTTCTCGAACGTAGAAGTTTCTGCTTCTACTCGGGTCCAGTCCACCGCGAGTGATGTCACCAAAGTAGAAG GTCGGGTAGCCATATTGGGAGGGCACTTGACTGCTCCATCAATAGCTTCTGATGCAAAATTATCTGCAGCGACTACACGGGCTCGCCCACCCATCACCACTCATATACTAGATGTAGCCCGTGGGTGTCCTGCTTCTGGAGTTGAAGTCCTGTTAGAAATGTATAATGCCATACAGCCTGGCCCAGTGTTTGGTGGCTCGGATAAAGACAAATGGATAACGCAAGGTTCATCAACTACAGATAAAGATGGAAGAAGTGGTCAATTAATGAAAGTGGTCAATGATTTGAGCCCTGGTGTGTACCGAATAAGTTTCAACACAGGAAAATACAACCCAAATTGTTTCTTCCCATACGTTTCTATTGTCTTCGAGGTGAAAGAGTCCCAGAAGACCGAACATTTTCATGTTCCTCTGTTGCTTTCGCCTTTTTCGTTCTCGACCTACAGGGGAAGCTAA
- the LOC122592985 gene encoding acyl-coenzyme A oxidase 3, peroxisomal-like — protein MDSSSSSYMDQVKFRTQILARHLQNHHNPITHMLQATPCATSEPSFDFDTSSLRRLVDGNSIDEIDYMLNLMMQSDLFCPRERGGKVFISPDYNQPMEHQRDMTMRRIEYLLQQGAFDGWFSRKGPEAELWGFCRAEAIAMYDHSLAIKLGVHFFLWGGAIQFMGTKRHHDKWLKPTETYEIKGCFAMSELGHGSNVRGIETITRYDASTQEFIISTPYESAQKYWIGGAANHATHTVVFSQLEINGVNEGVHAFIAQIRDLNGNICPNVRIADCGHKIGLNGVDNGRIWFDNLRIPRENMLNSVADVSADGQYLSAIKDPLQRFGAFMAPLTSGRVTIAASSVNTTKIGLATAIRYSMSRRAFSLIPNAPEVLLLDYPSHQRRLLPLLAKTYALCFASNYLKMIYVKRTPKSMKTVHIVSSALKAILTWHCMRTLQECREACGGQGVKTENHVGHLKSEYDVQLTFEGDNNVLMQQISKALLAEFLGAKKRNKPIQGLGLEHLNKVKPVIPSQLTSFTLRTTQFQTDIFCLRERDLLHRFVSQVSQHQAQGENIEHIFTVTYQIAEDLGRAFADRLILQTYLDVEATVPDGSLKDVLGLMRSMYTTIVMEEDVSFIRYGYLSTANAAVVRQEVLKLCSELRPHALALVTSFGIPDAFLAPIAFNWVDANAWSSI, from the exons ATGgactcatcatcatcttcatacaTGGATCAAGTCAAATTCCGGACCCAAATCCTAGCCCGCCACCTCCAAAACCACCACAACCCCATCACGCATATGCTTCAAGCCACCCCATGTGCCACATCAGAgccatcatttgattttgacacGAGTTCACTTCGTAGGCTTGTGGACGGCAATAGCATTGATGAAATCGACTATATGTTGAACTTGATGATGCAGAGTGACCTGTTTTGTCCGAGAGAACGGGGTGGCAAAGTGTTTATTTCACCAGATTATAATCAACCAATGGAGCACCAAAGAGACATGACAATGAGAAGAATTGAATACTTATTGCAACAAGGAGCTTTCGATGGGTGGTTTAGCAGAAAGGGCCCAGAGGCAGAGTTGTGGGGATTTTGTCGTGCCGAAGCTATTGCTATGTACGATCACTCGCTAGCGATTAAGCTTGGAGTGCATTTCTTTTTATG GGGAGGTGCAATCCAATTCATGGGCACAAAACGTCATCACGATAAATGGTTGAAACCAACCGAGACCTATGAAATTAAAGGTTGCTTTGCAATGAGCGAGTTAGGACATGGAAGTAAT GTTCGTGGCATTGAAACAATTACTAGATATGATGCAAGCACTCAAGAATTCATCATAAGCACTCCTTATGAATCTGCTCAAAAATACTGGATCGGGGGTGCAGCTAAT CATGCTACACACACAGTCGTGTTTTCCCAGCTTGAAATCAATGGTGTGAATGAAGGAGTGCATGCCTTTATAGCCCAGATCAGAGACCTAAATGGAAATATATGTCCAAATGTTCGTATTGCTGATTGTGGTCATAAAATAGGTTTAAATGGTGTTGACAATGGTCGAATATG GTTTGACAATTTGCGAATACCAAGAGAGAACATGTTGAATTCTGTTGCAGATGTTTCAGCTGATGGCCAATATTTGAGTGCAATCAAGGATCCACTTCAAAGATTTGGTGCATTTATGGCACCTTTGACATCTGGACGTGTGACTATTGCAGCGAGTTCGGTTAACACGACAAAG ATTGGTTTAGCAACTGCAATAAGGTACTCCATGTCAAGAAGAGCCTTTTCACTTATACCAAATGCACCTGAAGTTCTATTACTTGATTATCCAAGTCATCAAAGACGCTTGTTACCTCTTCTTGCAAAGAC ATACGCACTGTGTTTTGCCTCTAACTACTTAAAGATGATATATGTTAAAAGAACACCTAAATCAATGAAAACAGTCCATATTGTTTCTAGTGCACTTAAGGCTATTTTAACATGGCATTGCATGAGAACCCTGCAG GAATGTCGAGAAGCTTGTGGTGGGCAAGGTGTGAAGACAGAAAATCATGTTGGTCATTTAAAAAGCGAGTATGATGTGCAATTGACTTTTGAGGGCGACAATAATGTTTTGATGCAACAG ATTAGTAAGGCACTCCTAGCAGAGTTCTTGGGAGCCAAGAAAAGGAACAAACCAATTCAAGGTTTAGGACTTGAACACCTAAACAAAGTCAAGCCTGTTATACCGTCTCAACTCACAAGCTTTACACTAAGAACCACTCAATTCcaa ACCGACATCTTCTGCCTACGAGAGAGAGATCTATTGCATCGTTTTGTTTCACAAGTATCACAACACCAAGCTCAAGGAGAAAACATAGAACATATATTCACAGTG acatatcaaattgcCGAGGATTTGGGCAGAGCCTTTGCAGATCGTTTAATTCTACAAACATACCTTGATGTTGAAGCAACCGTTCCTGATGGCTCTTTAAAG GATGTACTAGGTTTAATGAGATCGATGTACACAACAATTGTGATGGAAGAAGATGTTTCCTTTATTCGATATGGCTACTTATCAACAGCCAATGCTGCAGTGGTTAGGCAAGAAGTTCTAAAACTCTGCAGTGAATTAAGACCGCATGCACTTGCTTTGGTGACTTCTTTTGGAATTCCCGATGCCTTCTTAGCACCAATTGCTTTCAATTGGGTCGATGCTAATGCTTGGTCTTCGATTTAG
- the LOC122590496 gene encoding heavy metal-associated isoprenylated plant protein 4: MAKVEAKKETISIAVYKANLHCPKCAHDIKKPLLRTPGVHKVDIKHEKGEITVEGTIEVKKIHEKLQKWSRKKVEILSQDKKVIVEKKETKKETIKTTKIKAYMHCEKCEYDLRSKLLKHKGIHNVKTDIKSQTVVIEGTIEAEKIVTYMQKRARKHAEIIPGPSSKDEKVEKKGETKEKVIVDVTTTKIVEFEQKNKVEAKGTDGEAPYFVHYVYAPQLFSDENPNACLIM, encoded by the exons ATGGCCAAAGTAGAAGCAAAGAAGGAAACGATCAGCATTGCAGTTTATAAAGCTAATTTACATTGCCCAAAATGTGCTCATGATATCAAAAAGCCTCTTTTGAGAACTCCAG GAGTCCACAAAGTGGATATTAAGCATGAAAAAGGTGAAATTACGGTAGAGGGCACTATCGAGGTGaaaaaaattcatgaaaaattacaaaaatggaGTAGAAAAAAGGTTGAGATTCTATCACAAGACAAGAAAGTGATAGTGGAGAAGAAGGAAACAAAAAAA GAAACTATAAAGACGACCAAAATAAAAGCATATATGCACTGCGAAAAATGCGAGTATGATCTTCGATCCAAGCTACTGAAACACAAAG GTATACATAATGTCAAAACTGACATAAAGTCGCAGACCGTTGTGATAGAAGGAACCATCGAGGCCGAAAAGATTGTGACCTACATGCAAAAGAGGGCACGGAAACACGCGGAAATCATACCCGGCCCTTCTTCAAAAGATGAGAAGGTTGAGAAGAAGGGGGAAACAAAAGAGAAAGTGATTGTTGATGTAACTACTACAAAGATTGTAGAATTTGAACAGAAAAATAAAGTAGAAGCAAAAGGTACGGATGGTGAGGCTCCGTATTTTGTTCACTATGTATACGCCCCTCAGTTGTTTAGTGATGAAAATCCTAATGCCTGTTTAATAATGTAG
- the LOC122593630 gene encoding AT-hook motif nuclear-localized protein 23-like, whose translation MANNNSTSPFTLQNRPDLHLQIPPDSEDDTNQSTPGSGEGSGRRPRGRPPGSKNKPRPPVIITRESANTLRAHILEISNGCDVYESVADYARKRQRGICIVSGSGTVNNVSLRQPAAAGSVVTLHGRFEILSLSGSFLPPPAPPGATSLTIYLAGGQGQVVGGNVVGALIASGPVIVIAASFTNVAYERLPLDEDEAAVSSGGANNNADGGAHNFPHDPSSMGLPFFNLPLNMPANVHLPVDGGGGGGSGAGGWPGNTASRPPFG comes from the coding sequence ATGGCTAACAACAACTCTACTTCCCCTTTCACCCTCCAAAACCGCCCTGATCTTCACCTCCAAATCCCACCCGATTCCGAAGACGACACGAACCAATCCACCCCTGGTTCTGGGGAAGGAAGCGGCCGCCGTCCTCGTGGTCGTCCTCCCGGCTCCAAAAACAAACCAAGACCACCAGTTATCATCACCCGAGAAAGCGCAAACACCCTTAGAGCTCACATACTTGAAATCAGCAACGGATGCGATGTTTACGAATCCGTTGCTGACTACGCTAGGAAACGTCAACGTGGGATATGTATAGTCAGCGGTAGTGGGACGGTAAACAACGTTAGTCTTCGGCAACCGGCTGCAGCTGGATCTGTTGTGACACTTCATGGCCGGTTTGAGATACTTTCACTTTCGGGTTCTTTTTTACCGCCACCGGCTCCACCGGGTGCGACTAGTTTGACAATTTATTTAGCCGGTGGACAGGGTCAAGTTGTTGGAGGGAATGTTGTGGGAGCCCTTATAGCTTCTGGACCAGTTATAGTAATAGCTGCATCTTTTACTAATGTTGCATATGAGAGACTTCCTTTAGATGAAGATGAAGCTGCTGTCAGCAGTGGTGGTGCTAATAATAATGCTGATGGAGGTGCCCATAACTTTCCTCATGACCCATCATCTATGGGGTTACCATTTTTTAATTTACCACTTAACATGCCAGCTAATGTTCATTTACCTGTTgacggcggcggtggcggtggtagTGGTGCTGGTGGTTGGCCTGGTAATACAGCGAGCCGACCGCCTTTtggataa